The DNA region TTTGCACAAAGCACTGCCAACTGCTCATTCTACATTTTTGGGTGCACAGCTCTTTTTGGTTCAATCACTGACTTTTTGCTAATAAAAGTTTGTGGCAGTGGTCTTACACTGGTATGGTATAGGTCTCTCACAGTGTCCAAAAGTCAGACCAAGTTAAGATTGTACGAAGTCACATCAAAGTGAAAAAACGATCACAATATTTTTGTAGCAAGAAAAAAGTATGTCTTGTACAACACCGAGAAATTTTCTACGCATTTCCCCATATTCTCACCTGTTCTTAACAGACACACTTCCACCACTCTGTTGTGTTTGATTGGGAAGTGTCTCAGAGGGTGAAACCCATGCCTGAAGCAGCTTCTTCTTGCCAGCATTTTCGATTTTATGACTGAAGCTCTCTGCTGGTGGCTTTTTCACTGATTCTGCTCTACTACTGTCACAAGCGCCAGATTGGGGGGAACTAGAGGAAAGGGACAGTTGGGAAGAACTGGACAGGGAGGTAAAAGAAACAGACTTTTCAGAGGGCTCAAAAAAATCACTCTTCCTACTTTCCTTAATACTGCTAGATTCCTTCAGTTCTTGTTCCTCAACAACACACCCATGCTCACTGGGATAAAATATATCTAAACCTGACTCACTAGTCTTGCTGCTTGCACTATGAATGTCTACTACTGAATTTAGTTTGGATGATTTGCTAGATTTACAAGCATCTTCAGGGCCACCTTCTCCCTTCTGAAGCAATATACTTGCTCTATCAGTAGAGCTCATATCTGAACTGAGTTTTTCTTCCTCAGTGACAGATAATGAACCTATACACTGATTTTCAGTATTTGGAAAACTTTTATAAATTGCAGTCATTTCATTGTTCTTTTGATAGTTGTCTAGAAGCTCATCATCTGATCCTACTTCTGGAATAACTGGAAGGCCAACATGTGTTAGACTCTGATCTCCAGTAACTGGAATGGCAGACTTCAGGGCTGTTCCAGAGTCAAATAATGAATCATCATGACCATAACTTTTGTGTTTTAAGTGTCCATTATTGCTATCATCTCTGTTAAGATGATGCGTAGTTGACAGAGTGGCTGTTTTTAATAAGCTGTCACCAGCTGGGTTTTCATGTGGGTTCAAGGGATTCTCTCTATGAAACACAGATCCAGACCCAGACACTGTGCTGTCAGATGGAGTAAGCAGCTCTTCATCTTTCAGTCTACCAGTCAGAGAAACAGGTGCACACTTATTTGGTTTTACAGTATTTCTTGGGGTAGGCTTTGGCTTTGCAAATAGAGGATTGAGCTCACTAACATCCTCTGACTTGTTAGGGTCCTTAGGGAGCAACATGTGAACTCTTGGAGTTGGTTTTGGCAGCTCTACTTGAGCTGAAGAGTCACTTTTGATGGCATGAGTTACCTTGGACTGTAATGTGAGCCCAAATTCTTCCATTTTGAGTGAATTCTTACTTTTCTTTCCACTACGTAGTTCTTGCTCCTCACTTAATTTGCTTTCAGCAGAAGATGGCTGTATTACAGCATTCCCAGGTGAAAGGCTATAATTAGACTTGGAGAGAGAGGTTAGTTCTTTGCCATCTTTCATCCAGGTTTCAGCACCTGAACTGCTGGTTTCAACGTCTTCCTGAACAGTGCTCTCATTGTTCTGAGCAGAGCTCTCACTTTCGTCACAGAGTTTAGATGAAGAGTAGCACTCCATACCCAGCACAGAGGCAAACCCTTGGCTCTTTTCTATTACGGTTGGATCAGTAGTGAACATTTCTTCACATTGATCAAGATGCCATCTCTCACACTGCTCTCTATCTAAAGTCTCAGCATGATTTCTGCTGGAATCAATATTTTCCAACTCATCAAGATGAAAGGTCACAGATTTCTTAATGCCACTGTTATTTTTTTTATCCAGTGATACTATCTGTACCTCTTTGACATCACACTGTTTCCTTGGGGTCTGCCCAACCCTTTCATACACAGGTAGAGGAGGAGACTCAGACAGTGACCCCAAAGAATTTGATACAGTATTTGTATCATTAGTCAAACTTTCATTCTGAGACTTCTCTGAAGAAACAAAAGCGGGGTGCTCCGAATCAGCCAAGTTTATTGCAGAGGAACAATAGCTTTTGCTAGAAAcagcagaaggaagagagaaagagggaggactAGTAAAGTTTTTGAGGTCTTGCACTTTTGATTCCTGTCCCAGTTTAGATACAAAAGGGTTGTCAACAGAAAGGTGAGTagaaagaagaggaggagaaacatGCCCCAGAGTTGCAGGAGGATGGGGGAAATACAAGAGAGGACTACTGAAGCTTTCAGAGTCTTGTGCTTTGGATTCCTGTTCCCAGTCGGAAATGAAAGGGTTACCATCATAAGAACGTTGTCCAGAAATGAGTGATGGAGGACGAGGGCTACCAGAGTCTCGTGCTTTAAATTTTTGTCTCAATTTAGAAGTGAAAGGGTTATTGTCATTACTAGAATGATGTGTAGAAAGGAAAGCAGGAAGGGAATCAGATATAGAAGTAGGAAGCGTGGCTTCGGTTTCATCCTCTGAAGACACTCCCAGTCTGTAAAAGGGACAAAAACTCACGTGTCAGTTGCAGGTGCAACATGTGAGAGACACACAAAGACAAGTTCTAAAGGTAGATTTCACAAAATGTGCAACATACTAATGATGTATAAGAAACTGCAAGGACTTAAGAGTTTAATGGACCAATAAAACAAGCTTGAAATAatttatgttaaaatattttatatgcaaTACTAATATTCGTGATGCAAAAAACTTGTGTTGTAAAGTTTGCTACATGCAAATCAAAGATTACTAGGGTGATGTCTACTTTTAAAGCAACTGTACATAATTTCGTTTGCATCCAAGACATAAGTACTAATAGCATAATAACTTAAGATGTTTACATTTACACACAAGGCATTTAAACACAAATGTAATTGAAGATCTAGTGTTAATGACAGACAACTCAGGATACTAGTTAGTAAGGCCACGCTTCTTTCATATATGTAAGTCACAGAGCAGAATTTCTGAAAAAAGTCTCACACAGAACCCCAGAAATATACTCATGAAACTGAATGCCAAAAGGAGATGTGTTCCAAACTTTGCCATTCTCCAGGCCACAGCAAGAAGTACAGTGGAGAGCAATAAGCTTGATTAAAGATGATATTTCAGCCCTTCTACACACTTCCAAACTTAGACAGCAAGGCAGGAGAATATTGTTAGCTTTTGTTATGGGTTAATAGAACAACATGAAATAAATGACTTCATACTATCTGAAAAGATACAGGCACTAAAAACCATTACGTTAGTGCATCCTCACTTATATGAAGTTAAATTGGTTAAGAATGGAAGTAAAAGTTAATACTTATACCAAGAATCTTAAGTGTGTAACTAGTTAAACTTTCATCTAATGGCAAAACATAAACAAGTCCCCCACAGGAGATGTTATAAGGGGCAACAGCTACAAAAATGTTACCTTGTGGCAGGAAGTGGGCCAGCCTAGCCATACGTCTTTATATGCTTTATATCAGAATCTGAACTTAAATAAAACAAGACTAACCTAGGTTTGACAGCTTTGGTTTGGATTGTCCTTGAAGAGACTGCAGACTTGTCTGGTTTCTGTTCTTCCATGAGCGATTCATCAAAGGGGTTATGTGATTTCTTGTTTCTGGGGACATCTGCTGTGTTGCTGTTTTTTGGAGTATTTTCTTGGTTGTAGTCCTTAGGGATTTCAACAGGCTTTACCTCTTTTTCGTTCTTTTTGTCTTCAAGAAGTTTGACTTCTCTCTCCTTCAAAGTCATATCAGACATGTTTTCTACATCGTTTTTCACTACTTCCTTTCTTCCTGTGACTAGAGACAACAAAGCAGACTTCTTGTTCTCTTGTTTTTTGTCCTCTTTAGTTTCTTCTTCTGCAGTTTCTAAACTCAGTGAAGCACTATTTCCCAGTAAATCTCCACCACTAAGTAGTTTGTATGATGGTAGGGTCATAGACTTAAACGACTCCAATGAGTGTGACCCAGATAAACCTCTGCTAGGAGacattcttcctgtcttttcatgTTCCTTAGTGGATTTTGAAGATGGGTTTTCTTCTGATTCAGAGAGCTGGTTTTTCCTGAATGtttgaggggaagaggaaggagtgTTGTCCTTTGGCatggtttctttttttgtttcactTTCCTTCCGATAAACATGATTGCCATTGATACACACGTTGGATCGGACTGTGGGATCATTTTTGGATTTAAGGCCACTGAATAAGGAAAGCCCTTCTTTCTTCGTGTTGCTGGAGGTTATTTCGTTTAGTTGCTTATTGTCTGCACTTGCTGTTCTTTTATGAGCCATGAGTACAGGAGCATGAAGTAAGTTATCTTCAGGTTTGTTTCCAAAggcctctgaaaaaaaaaaaaaaaaagaaagacattaaagctatgaaaaaaatatttcccagtgACAGTCAATATTACAGTCTAAAAAGCGTTGAAAGACTCAGTGATTATCATGACAATGGAAAAATTATGTTTAGAGATACAGAAATGTTTTTATCTAAAGCAGGAGTATCACCCTGTAGAGCagcggtccccaaacttttgcaGGTTGGGCCCACTCTATCCCTGTCTGTGCCATGCCCCCCCCAGAGCCAGAGGACACAGACAAGGGTAAGGGAACTGAGGCTGGGACTGCAGAGGGGgcgaaggggggagagaaagagggcaCAGGGCTGAGAGTGGGGCCAGGCATGGGGTCAGGAACACAGCTGCAGCTTggactggagcagagctgaggACAGGGAGGGCCTACTGCCTctcccttcccactgcccccccacccttgggggtgggggggttggcccAGGCCCTGTCGCACCCCCTCAAAAGTTCCAGGCCCCACAGTTTGGAAACCTCTGCTATACAAGTTTTTTGGCTTTGTCTTTTGTTtgttggttgggggggggggggcaggcgcaTGTGTGCAGGAGGCAAGGTGGCAGATCACAAGGAAGAAGTATCCTATTTCACCCAAAATGGCTCCAGCAATACAAAGAATGGTCTCAGACAAATTCTTCTTTAAATGTTTTCAATGGATCTGTGAACATacagctacaaaaacaagaacTCCATTTCACAAAAAATTAAGGGTTTGATATTTGGTTTTATTCTATATTCGGAACAaacatcaagattttttttttgtttgtggtgtGCAAAGAGACATAGACCTATACCAGCAGACTAGCCAAAAGCCTGGTAGCTATAGTACTCACCTAGGATATCAGACACCCAAGTTCAAGACCCCACTCCTAATCAGGCAGAGCATTTCCGTCAGAAAATTCCCAATCAGCCCtactgttttaaataaaacatatacAATAAAAGAGAATTGCATCTGATCACCCACCTACAAATGTACTGTCAACAGTGCTTTAATGCTTCTTTTAGCCAATATCTTCAAATACTTTGTCACTTTCTTTTTCATAAGAAAAATGGGTGGAATCTTTTCTAATATTCTGTCAATAAATCGATCTACTGTATCAAAAATCAACCTCTCTTTTGCGCAAAGATTTAAGATAGTAATAAAGTTTAATATTGTGAGAGGAAATACTCACTTTCTGAATTTGGAGGAAAggactcatcatcatcatcatcatcttccccccactttgactGAAAGTCACCAGGTTTAAGCCTAACTTTCTCTGTCACTGGCTGAAAAGCAGGTAAAACTGACATGGACTGGGAGATGGGGGTTTTCTGCAAACCAGGTTTAGAAAACAGGGTTTTGATCttggattttttcttttctctctcagatGATTCCTCTTCACTATCAGCTGGTGAGTGAGTTATGCTGGGAATGATGGCTGATGCTGTGTCAGGCAGTCCATTGGCCCGCTTTCCTTTGAGTTTGCCTTTCAGCTTGCCAAATGGAGACCGGGACTTGTCTTTCATGGATAAATCAAACATGCTGGCTGTCATGTTGCTCCTCATGAACTGAATATCCACCTCaatctctcctctctctttttccttcttgcCTGGTTTGGAGTGAAGTTTATACCACCTGCAAAAGAAAGACAGAATGTTATACAAGATTTGAAAACAAACTCTGGTTAATGCAAGCCACAGAAAAATatggcagagggaaaaaaaatgagaGAACAGACTCCCTAGCTGGGAAACTATTTCATGTTTAGACAAGGATCAGATAGCTTATTGTGGGCAGAGGTGAGGACATTTCCTTGGCATCTCtgctaaaataactttttttcatGTACCATGATTTAACTGGCaccagagacttggtgggataagacCCATGACGGGAATACAGGTATAGTGAGAGGGGTACAGCTTCTTCAGGAAGGACTGGCAGGGTAAAAAGGGAGGTGATGcagcattatacatcaagaatacaCACACTTATTCCAAAGTTCAGAAGGTCCAGAACCAAttgttcatggattagggacccaattttatggcaTTCCAGGGGCtcctgtatagattatttaggttaatctttctatctacccaatgggactcagtgttcagtctagaagataccatcagaaatgcttagttttgcagttctcaaactgtggatatgggtctccagagataacatgcttgttaacagcaaaaatgtttctatatatatatatatagaaagatAGAAAGAGGTGAGAAATAGTTAAAATaagacaatttaaatgtctgtccggtgttgttctcctcctaatacagcatggcaagaaaatcctccaactGGAGATATTTATAAAGTCATTTGGAGttgaactatctgcttcaattacctttgttaaatgaaataaccaaacaatcattcattttctgatataactgtaaaactaatctgaaacgTTTTCAAAATAGatcagtttaaaaatgtatagcgtgtaccttctaaaaatgaaacctacatctctgagttgtgaagaatatgtatttaaagttataaccACCAACAagaaacggttactcacctttgtaactgtttttcttcgagatgtgtcgctcatatccattccagataGGTGTGCGCGcagcgcgtgcacgttcgtcggaagatttttaccctagcaacactcggtgggttggctgggcgcaccctggagtggcgccgccatggcgctggatatatatacccctgccaacccaaccgcccctcagttccttcttgccggctactctgacagtggggaaggggggcggatatgagcaacatctcaaaaaacaacagttacaaaggtgagtaactgtcttctcttcaagtgattgctcacatccattccagttaggtgattcccaagccttacctaggtggtggggtcggagtgagatgtggcagagtgcaaaactgctgagccaaaggctgcatcatctctagactgttgaaccagagcataatgcgaagcaaaggtgtggaccgaggaccaggtagctgcgcgacatatttcctggattggtacatgggccaagaaggcagcagatgaagcatgAGCCCTGGTAGGATGTGGGGTGAGATGtcccgagggaacatgagccaagtcatagcaagtgCGGATGCACACCGTCCTCTGGGaagagatcctctgggaggagacaggtaggtccttcattcggtctgccgctgcaacaaagagttggggcaatTTACAAAAGGGCTTCATCTGttcgatataaaaagcgagtgcCCTAcagacatctagggagtgcaactgttgttCCCATCATGAagagtgcggcttcgggaagaagaccggaaggaagatgtcctgattggtatggaaggccgatactactttagggaggaacgctgggtgtggtcgcaactgcaccttgtccttgtgtaAGACTGTATACGGCAGGTCCACCATGAGCACCCGAATtttggagactcgtctggccgatgtaatggctacgaggaaaactgtcttccaggacaggtatagcagcgagcaagttgccaacggctcgaatggtggagacataagtctgttTAAGACtaggttaaggtcccaggtaggggcagggcggcatacttgggggtataggtGCTTCAaacccttgaggaacctggaaaccatagggtgtgaaaacacggagcggccactttctcctgggtggaaggtagaaatggccgccaagtgcacccgcaaagatgataccgctaggccctgctgtttgtgAGACCAGAGAtagtccaggatggtggggatcgagaccttaatgggagtaacattttgcgtTTCGCATCAGCAGGAgtaacgcttccacttggccagatacgtagaCCGACTGGAAgattttctgctacccaggagtacctgttgcactggggcagagtaacgtaactctgactgggttAACCACACAGgtgccatgccgtgaggtgaagggactgcaggtctgagtGGTGAAGTCTGcagtggtcctgagttatgaggtctagATGACGAGGCAGGgtgattgggttggctatcgagcaacatggtgtaccagtgttgcctggaccacgcagggaggatcTTGATCAGGCGAGCTCTGTCCCTCGGAGCTTTAGTAGGACCTCGTGAACCAatgggaatggtggaaaggcataaagtagttggctcttccacagaatcaAGAAGGCGTCCGAGATTGAACCCCGGGAGAGACCATGGAAGGAGCAAaacctctggcatttcctgttctcgcgggaagcgaaaaggtctatgtggggaaatccccacttccagaAGACAGAATGTATAATGTCCaggcgaatcgaccactcgtgagacaggaaggatctgctgagttgatctgccagagtgttccgaactcctgggagaaaggaagctACCAGgcctatcgagtgggctatgcaaaagtcccatagttggatcgcctcctgacaaagtGGGGAGGAtcatgtccctccctgcttgtttatgtagtacatggccgttgtgctGTCTGTAAACACTGGGACATAATGGCCCTgcagatgttgctggaacgcctggcacacCAGGTGGACTGCGCTTagctctcggacatttatgtgtaacgcCAGCTCCTgagacgaccaaaggccttgagtgcgaagatgtccgaggtgagcaccccagtggagagatgacgcgtccatcgtcagggacatggagggctgtggcggatggaacggcagttctgcacacaccagggagggcgtgagccaccagttgagggagcctaggatgctcgggggaatggtgactaccatgtctatggcgtccctgcctgggcggtaaacCGAGGTGAGCCAAGTTTGGAGGGGACACAGACGTAGTCTGGTGTGCTTGGTCATgaacatgcaggcagccatgtgactgaGGAGGCCGAGACAAGTGCAAGCTGAAGTTGTCGGGAAGTTTTGAAGGCTTTGCATAATTGATACTATTGCCTGAAATCAGAGTCATGGTAAACTGGCCCttgcgagattggagtccaggatggccccaatgaactctattctttgtgtgggcactagagtagatttTTCCAGGTTGATCACCAGGCCTAGTCGCATGAAGAGGTCCTTGACAACCCACACATGACTGGTGACTTGGGCCTCGGAGGTCCCCCgtatgagccaatcgtcgaggtacgggaagacatgtattcgacgacgacggagggaggcagcgactacagccatgcacttcgtgaatacccgaggggctgtagagaggccaaacggaaggactgtAAACTGAAAATGCTGGTGGTTGATCACAAaccggaggtaccgtctgtgcggagggtaaatggcaatgtggaaatatgcgtccttcatgttgagggcggcataccagtctccgggatccaaggatgggatgattgtccccagggaaaccatgcggaacttcaacttttttatgaacttgttcagtcctcgcaggtctaggataagcctgaggcctcctttcaccttggggattaggaaataccgggaatagaaccccttgccccttaagtccttcggtacctcctcta from Gopherus evgoodei ecotype Sinaloan lineage chromosome 2, rGopEvg1_v1.p, whole genome shotgun sequence includes:
- the RAB11FIP1 gene encoding rab11 family-interacting protein 1 isoform X1 is translated as MSLSDSPPRWAPTHVQVTVLRARGLRPKAKGAGGGGGSDAYALMALGKEKFATSVSERCLGAPVWREEATFELPPRRPGHGGEPALQLTVLHRALLGLDKFLGRAEIRLAELQEEGGRRSTRWYKLHSKPGKKEKERGEIEVDIQFMRSNMTASMFDLSMKDKSRSPFGKLKGKLKGKRANGLPDTASAIIPSITHSPADSEEESSEREKKKSKIKTLFSKPGLQKTPISQSMSVLPAFQPVTEKVRLKPGDFQSKWGEDDDDDDESFPPNSEKAFGNKPEDNLLHAPVLMAHKRTASADNKQLNEITSSNTKKEGLSLFSGLKSKNDPTVRSNVCINGNHVYRKESETKKETMPKDNTPSSSPQTFRKNQLSESEENPSSKSTKEHEKTGRMSPSRGLSGSHSLESFKSMTLPSYKLLSGGDLLGNSASLSLETAEEETKEDKKQENKKSALLSLVTGRKEVVKNDVENMSDMTLKEREVKLLEDKKNEKEVKPVEIPKDYNQENTPKNSNTADVPRNKKSHNPFDESLMEEQKPDKSAVSSRTIQTKAVKPRLGVSSEDETEATLPTSISDSLPAFLSTHHSSNDNNPFTSKLRQKFKARDSGSPRPPSLISGQRSYDGNPFISDWEQESKAQDSESFSSPLLYFPHPPATLGHVSPPLLSTHLSVDNPFVSKLGQESKVQDLKNFTSPPSFSLPSAVSSKSYCSSAINLADSEHPAFVSSEKSQNESLTNDTNTVSNSLGSLSESPPLPVYERVGQTPRKQCDVKEVQIVSLDKKNNSGIKKSVTFHLDELENIDSSRNHAETLDREQCERWHLDQCEEMFTTDPTVIEKSQGFASVLGMECYSSSKLCDESESSAQNNESTVQEDVETSSSGAETWMKDGKELTSLSKSNYSLSPGNAVIQPSSAESKLSEEQELRSGKKSKNSLKMEEFGLTLQSKVTHAIKSDSSAQVELPKPTPRVHMLLPKDPNKSEDVSELNPLFAKPKPTPRNTVKPNKCAPVSLTGRLKDEELLTPSDSTVSGSGSVFHRENPLNPHENPAGDSLLKTATLSTTHHLNRDDSNNGHLKHKSYGHDDSLFDSGTALKSAIPVTGDQSLTHVGLPVIPEVGSDDELLDNYQKNNEMTAIYKSFPNTENQCIGSLSVTEEEKLSSDMSSTDRASILLQKGEGGPEDACKSSKSSKLNSVVDIHSASSKTSESGLDIFYPSEHGCVVEEQELKESSSIKESRKSDFFEPSEKSVSFTSLSSSSQLSLSSSSPQSGACDSSRAESVKKPPAESFSHKIENAGKKKLLQAWVSPSETLPNQTQQSGGSVSVKNRPHPVKPMNTTANKSHPKSLTTTTKMDENWTESNRKKYDSSEPAYAYAQLTHDELIQLVLRQKDTITKRDLQVRELENYIDNLLVRVMEETPNILRAPSPKNMAGRM
- the RAB11FIP1 gene encoding rab11 family-interacting protein 1 isoform X2; amino-acid sequence: MRSNMTASMFDLSMKDKSRSPFGKLKGKLKGKRANGLPDTASAIIPSITHSPADSEEESSEREKKKSKIKTLFSKPGLQKTPISQSMSVLPAFQPVTEKVRLKPGDFQSKWGEDDDDDDESFPPNSEKAFGNKPEDNLLHAPVLMAHKRTASADNKQLNEITSSNTKKEGLSLFSGLKSKNDPTVRSNVCINGNHVYRKESETKKETMPKDNTPSSSPQTFRKNQLSESEENPSSKSTKEHEKTGRMSPSRGLSGSHSLESFKSMTLPSYKLLSGGDLLGNSASLSLETAEEETKEDKKQENKKSALLSLVTGRKEVVKNDVENMSDMTLKEREVKLLEDKKNEKEVKPVEIPKDYNQENTPKNSNTADVPRNKKSHNPFDESLMEEQKPDKSAVSSRTIQTKAVKPRLGVSSEDETEATLPTSISDSLPAFLSTHHSSNDNNPFTSKLRQKFKARDSGSPRPPSLISGQRSYDGNPFISDWEQESKAQDSESFSSPLLYFPHPPATLGHVSPPLLSTHLSVDNPFVSKLGQESKVQDLKNFTSPPSFSLPSAVSSKSYCSSAINLADSEHPAFVSSEKSQNESLTNDTNTVSNSLGSLSESPPLPVYERVGQTPRKQCDVKEVQIVSLDKKNNSGIKKSVTFHLDELENIDSSRNHAETLDREQCERWHLDQCEEMFTTDPTVIEKSQGFASVLGMECYSSSKLCDESESSAQNNESTVQEDVETSSSGAETWMKDGKELTSLSKSNYSLSPGNAVIQPSSAESKLSEEQELRSGKKSKNSLKMEEFGLTLQSKVTHAIKSDSSAQVELPKPTPRVHMLLPKDPNKSEDVSELNPLFAKPKPTPRNTVKPNKCAPVSLTGRLKDEELLTPSDSTVSGSGSVFHRENPLNPHENPAGDSLLKTATLSTTHHLNRDDSNNGHLKHKSYGHDDSLFDSGTALKSAIPVTGDQSLTHVGLPVIPEVGSDDELLDNYQKNNEMTAIYKSFPNTENQCIGSLSVTEEEKLSSDMSSTDRASILLQKGEGGPEDACKSSKSSKLNSVVDIHSASSKTSESGLDIFYPSEHGCVVEEQELKESSSIKESRKSDFFEPSEKSVSFTSLSSSSQLSLSSSSPQSGACDSSRAESVKKPPAESFSHKIENAGKKKLLQAWVSPSETLPNQTQQSGGSVSVKNRPHPVKPMNTTANKSHPKSLTTTTKMDENWTESNRKKYDSSEPAYAYAQLTHDELIQLVLRQKDTITKRDLQVRELENYIDNLLVRVMEETPNILRAPSPKNMAGRM
- the RAB11FIP1 gene encoding rab11 family-interacting protein 1 isoform X3, with the translated sequence MSLSDSPPRWAPTHVQVTVLRARGLRPKAKGAGGGGGSDAYALMALGKEKFATSVSERCLGAPVWREEATFELPPRRPGHGGEPALQLTVLHRALLGLDKFLGRAEIRLAELQEEGGRRSTRWYKLHSKPGKKEKERGEIEVDIQFMRSNMTASMFDLSMKDKSRSPFGKLKGKLKGKRANGLPDTASAIIPSITHSPADSEEESSEREKKKSKIKTLFSKPGLQKTPISQSMSVLPAFQPVTEKVRLKPGDFQSKWGEDDDDDDESFPPNSEKAFGNKPEDNLLHAPVLMAHKRTASADNKQLNEITSSNTKKEGLSLFSGLKSKNDPTVRSNVCINGNHVYRKESETKKETMPKDNTPSSSPQTFRKNQLSESEENPSSKSTKEHEKTGRMSPSRGLSGSHSLESFKSMTLPSYKLLSGGDLLGNSASLSLETAEEETKEDKKQENKKSALLSLVTGRKEVVKNDVENMSDMTLKEREVKLLEDKKNEKEVKPVEIPKDYNQENTPKNSNTADVPRNKKSHNPFDESLMEEQKPDKSAVSSRTIQTKAVKPRPHPVKPMNTTANKSHPKSLTTTTKMDENWTESNRKKYDSSEPAYAYAQLTHDELIQLVLRQKDTITKRDLQVRELENYIDNLLVRVMEETPNILRAPSPKNMAGRM